In a genomic window of Cytobacillus sp. FSL H8-0458:
- a CDS encoding alpha/beta-type small acid-soluble spore protein, with protein sequence MARNKLLVPGAGDVLDQMKQEIANEFGVQLGADTTARANGSVGGEMTKRLVAMAEQQLKNQQNQ encoded by the coding sequence ATGGCAAGAAACAAACTTTTGGTACCCGGTGCAGGAGATGTATTGGATCAAATGAAACAGGAAATTGCCAATGAGTTTGGAGTTCAGCTTGGTGCTGATACAACCGCACGAGCAAACGGTTCTGTCGGCGGGGAAATGACAAAGCGCCTTGTCGCAATGGCAGAGCAGCAGCTTAAAAACCAGCAAAATCAGTAA